In one window of Bifidobacterium sp. WK041_4_12 DNA:
- a CDS encoding GntR family transcriptional regulator, whose translation MNEGGDNPMGSSAHMASNPQRRLTQLDNVRLLRNLIHEHELLPGERLGSEREISAQLGITRADLRIALASMEKTHEIVRRIGRGGGIVISDERLERNINTLESLPMIARRQGRILHSKVLSAVIEAASASDIRLLQLQRYVPASIHNIYHITRLRFIDGRPLSLETSRLPSDLFPGLLNKDLTTSFYQRFEEDYGVHPAEVDETLEIIQADATYAEHLQVAEGTALVRIRRIAKVATGRPCERAIDVYIASRMRFAMHHSGYVRLSATSSS comes from the coding sequence GTGAATGAAGGTGGTGACAATCCGATGGGTTCATCGGCTCATATGGCATCGAATCCTCAGCGTAGGCTGACTCAGCTGGACAACGTTCGGCTATTGCGCAATCTGATTCATGAGCATGAGCTGTTGCCTGGCGAACGACTCGGATCGGAGCGTGAAATTTCCGCGCAGCTGGGCATCACCAGGGCGGATCTGAGAATCGCGCTCGCATCAATGGAAAAAACTCATGAAATCGTCCGGAGGATAGGTCGTGGCGGGGGAATCGTCATTTCAGACGAACGGCTTGAACGCAATATCAATACCCTCGAGTCATTGCCGATGATTGCCCGTCGCCAGGGCAGAATACTGCATTCCAAGGTGCTTTCCGCAGTCATCGAAGCGGCATCCGCCTCCGACATTCGTCTGCTTCAACTGCAGCGGTATGTTCCCGCATCAATTCACAACATCTATCACATCACGCGTCTTCGCTTCATCGACGGCAGACCACTGTCCTTGGAAACTTCGCGACTGCCGTCCGACCTTTTTCCGGGGCTGCTGAACAAGGATCTGACAACATCCTTCTATCAGCGGTTTGAAGAGGATTATGGGGTGCATCCAGCTGAGGTCGATGAAACCTTGGAGATCATTCAGGCCGATGCAACATACGCAGAGCATTTGCAGGTGGCCGAGGGCACGGCTCTGGTGAGAATCAGGCGCATTGCGAAGGTTGCGACTGGACGACCCTGCGAGCGGGCAATCGACGTGTATATCGCTTCACGCATGCGTTTCGCCATGCACCATTCCGGCTATGTTCGGCTATCGGCAACGTCAAGCAGTTGA